A genomic window from Litoreibacter janthinus includes:
- a CDS encoding TetR/AcrR family transcriptional regulator, whose product MADGHIKVTRDDWLRAARAALIRDGVDTVKVLALAAELDVSRSSFYWYFKNRDELLAALLDHWEERNTRSIVRQCALDTSCINEAACNFFRCFIDPALFNRGLDFAVRAWARQDPRVRTRIDAADAARLEALEAMFMRHGYDGAEADWRARIIYFMQLGYHALEVQETMQVRMARLPGYLEGFTGQFPEQAVIDDFTTFANKIGGT is encoded by the coding sequence ATGGCAGACGGGCATATCAAGGTCACCCGCGATGACTGGCTTCGCGCAGCACGCGCTGCGCTGATCCGCGACGGGGTCGACACGGTAAAGGTTCTGGCGCTGGCGGCTGAGTTGGACGTGTCACGCTCCAGCTTCTACTGGTATTTCAAGAACCGCGATGAGCTTCTGGCCGCGCTGCTGGACCACTGGGAGGAGCGGAACACGCGCTCGATAGTCCGCCAGTGTGCGTTGGACACCAGCTGTATTAACGAGGCCGCGTGCAACTTTTTCCGCTGCTTCATTGATCCCGCGCTGTTCAATCGCGGCCTCGATTTCGCGGTGCGCGCGTGGGCGCGGCAGGACCCAAGAGTGCGTACCCGTATCGATGCCGCCGACGCGGCCCGCTTGGAGGCCTTGGAAGCGATGTTCATGCGCCATGGCTATGACGGAGCAGAGGCCGACTGGCGCGCGCGGATCATCTACTTCATGCAACTCGGCTATCACGCGTTGGAGGTTCAGGAAACGATGCAGGTCCGCATGGCGCGCCTGCCGGGCTATCTGGAAGGGTTTACCGGACAGTTTCCGGAGCAGGCGGTCATAGACGACTTTACCACCTTTGCGAACAAGATCGGCGGCACCTAG
- a CDS encoding YHYH protein produces MKSAPKIPRPAAVAFTLLTACASSAAFAHEDHCAAIAASVADAGFDTSVTVICTDDHAIIQSDTYPDHQLMTGISGTNEQVPVPADYAAPVLLSPKLGTTPLTRDAALGVAVNGVPIYDYTGGGEMAQSDLAHHQAQHDTLQTNQLDLCGGHAGRGDDYHYHVKPTCMIDQMANAGDEAIIGWAFDGFPIYGDNNPDGTEITAGVLDVCNGQTDEAFGYRYHTSSRAPYIVQCLMGEVADFDRLPRVPPLSASSGGGAAPGRPPRGGVQNLVFTEDANGRRSMDYSHEGESYFIRYAPSEQTGCYDFTTRTVTNDGEVRTGEFCR; encoded by the coding sequence ATGAAATCCGCGCCGAAAATCCCCCGTCCTGCCGCCGTTGCGTTCACTTTACTGACCGCTTGCGCCTCCTCTGCGGCCTTTGCACACGAGGATCACTGCGCTGCTATCGCTGCATCGGTTGCGGATGCTGGGTTTGACACAAGCGTCACCGTGATCTGCACTGACGACCACGCGATCATTCAGTCCGACACCTATCCCGACCACCAACTGATGACGGGAATTTCCGGCACGAACGAACAAGTGCCTGTTCCGGCTGACTATGCCGCGCCGGTCCTGCTGTCTCCGAAACTGGGGACAACGCCCCTGACCCGCGATGCGGCCTTGGGTGTCGCCGTCAACGGCGTGCCGATTTATGACTACACCGGAGGTGGAGAGATGGCGCAATCCGACCTTGCACACCACCAAGCCCAGCACGACACGCTCCAAACCAACCAGCTTGACTTGTGCGGTGGCCATGCCGGACGCGGGGACGACTATCACTACCATGTCAAACCGACCTGCATGATCGACCAGATGGCAAATGCCGGCGATGAGGCAATTATTGGCTGGGCGTTCGACGGCTTCCCAATCTATGGCGACAACAATCCCGACGGCACTGAGATCACGGCGGGCGTGCTGGACGTGTGCAATGGCCAGACAGACGAGGCGTTTGGCTATCGCTACCACACATCCTCCCGTGCGCCCTACATTGTGCAATGCCTTATGGGTGAAGTTGCCGATTTCGACCGCTTGCCCCGTGTGCCACCGCTTTCAGCGTCCAGTGGGGGTGGTGCCGCGCCGGGACGCCCCCCGCGCGGCGGGGTGCAGAACCTCGTCTTCACCGAAGATGCGAATGGGCGTCGCAGCATGGATTACAGCCATGAGGGCGAAAGTTACTTCATCCGCTATGCGCCGTCCGAGCAGACTGGGTGCTATGATTTCACCACGCGAACCGTTACCAATGACGGAGAGGTGAGGACGGGTGAGTTTTGCCGATAG
- a CDS encoding PEBP family protein, whose amino-acid sequence MIRTFTMISLLCGLTGTALSAETFSADVWADNWFEMRINGTQVAEDSVPITTERSFNAESFDFEAVRPFVIGIVAKDFKENDSGLEYIGTRRQQMGDGGLIAQIKDAAGNPVVVSSADWQCLTIHTAPVNKSCESESNPVAGEGACAFEAMDEPEGWDTAGFNASDWPQANKFSERAVSPKDGYDRINWDKDAALIWGPDLEQSNTVLCRITVE is encoded by the coding sequence ATGATACGCACATTCACCATGATTTCGCTTTTATGCGGCCTGACGGGCACGGCCCTGAGCGCCGAGACGTTTTCCGCGGACGTTTGGGCTGACAACTGGTTCGAGATGCGGATCAACGGCACACAGGTTGCCGAGGACAGCGTACCGATCACCACCGAGCGATCCTTCAACGCTGAAAGCTTCGACTTCGAAGCAGTGCGGCCCTTTGTGATCGGGATCGTTGCCAAGGATTTCAAAGAGAACGACTCCGGTTTGGAATATATCGGCACGAGACGACAGCAGATGGGAGACGGCGGGCTAATCGCGCAAATCAAGGACGCCGCTGGCAATCCGGTTGTCGTCAGCAGTGCCGATTGGCAGTGTCTTACCATTCACACAGCTCCTGTGAACAAATCCTGCGAGAGCGAAAGCAATCCCGTTGCGGGTGAAGGGGCCTGCGCATTTGAAGCGATGGATGAGCCGGAAGGCTGGGATACCGCTGGTTTCAATGCATCGGACTGGCCGCAGGCCAACAAGTTTTCCGAACGCGCCGTGAGCCCCAAGGACGGTTACGATCGGATCAACTGGGACAAGGACGCGGCTTTGATCTGGGGGCCGGATCTGGAACAGAGCAACACAGTCTTGTGCCGCATCACGGTGGAATGA
- a CDS encoding ABCB family ABC transporter ATP-binding protein/permease has protein sequence MNQDLRKDGFNVVRKVVPYLWPDDQPWVKRRVVFALTFLIISKLVAVGTPVLYKGAVDALSGDASDAAWMLTLGAVGLTVAYGMARVMNIGFQQLRDVVFALVGQRALRMLALETFTHIHRLSMRYHITRKTGGLSRIVERGVKGVEFLLRFLLFSIGPLILELLMIAVILAFVFNIWYLVVVVGTIALYTWFTFAVTEWRVKIRKQMNDQDTDANQKAIDSLLNFETVKYFGAEKREAARYDGAMEGYVAAALKTSYSLAFLNFGQAVLITAGLVTVMVLAAMGVQDGTLTVGDFVMVNAYMIQITMPLNFLGTVYREIRQALVDMAEMFNLLEQPAEVNDKPDAPELKVTDGAVRLHDVHFGYDAARPILKGVSLEVQAGQTVAIVGPSGSGKSTIGRLLFRFYDVNGGSLSIDGQDVRDVTQESLHDAIGVVPQDTVLFNDTILYNIAYGKAGATRAEIEDAAKAAKIHDFIMDLPEGYETAVGERGLKLSGGEKQRVGIARTLLKNPPILLLDEATSALDTETEADIQKSLQEMSQGRTTLTIAHRLSTIADADMIVVLENGVVVEQGTHEELLSIEARYASLWHRQQAEEAEAA, from the coding sequence ATGAACCAAGATTTGCGCAAGGACGGCTTCAATGTCGTTCGCAAAGTTGTCCCCTATCTCTGGCCGGATGATCAGCCTTGGGTGAAGCGGCGCGTCGTGTTTGCGCTGACCTTCCTGATTATCTCCAAGCTTGTCGCGGTCGGCACGCCGGTGCTCTACAAGGGCGCGGTCGACGCGCTGTCGGGGGATGCAAGCGACGCCGCGTGGATGCTGACCTTGGGCGCGGTCGGGCTGACCGTGGCTTACGGTATGGCGCGGGTGATGAATATCGGCTTCCAGCAGCTGCGCGACGTGGTGTTCGCGCTGGTTGGCCAACGGGCGCTGCGCATGTTGGCGCTGGAGACGTTTACCCACATTCACCGCCTGTCCATGCGCTACCACATCACCCGTAAAACAGGTGGCCTCAGCCGTATCGTGGAGCGGGGCGTGAAGGGCGTGGAATTCCTGCTGCGCTTCCTGCTCTTCTCCATCGGGCCGTTGATCCTAGAGCTTCTGATGATTGCCGTTATCTTGGCCTTTGTCTTTAATATCTGGTACTTGGTGGTCGTTGTTGGCACGATTGCGCTCTATACATGGTTCACCTTCGCGGTCACCGAATGGCGGGTGAAAATTCGCAAACAGATGAACGATCAGGACACTGACGCCAATCAAAAAGCCATCGACAGCCTGCTGAACTTCGAGACGGTGAAGTATTTCGGTGCCGAGAAACGCGAAGCCGCCCGTTACGACGGCGCGATGGAAGGCTATGTGGCCGCGGCTCTTAAGACCTCTTACTCACTCGCCTTCCTGAACTTCGGGCAGGCCGTGTTGATCACCGCGGGCTTGGTCACAGTGATGGTCTTGGCCGCCATGGGCGTTCAGGACGGCACTTTGACGGTCGGGGATTTTGTCATGGTCAATGCCTACATGATCCAGATCACTATGCCGCTGAACTTCCTTGGCACCGTTTACCGCGAAATCCGTCAGGCTTTGGTCGACATGGCCGAGATGTTCAACCTGCTCGAACAACCCGCAGAAGTGAACGACAAGCCAGACGCACCGGAGCTCAAAGTCACGGACGGGGCCGTGCGGCTCCATGACGTTCATTTCGGCTATGACGCCGCGCGTCCCATTCTTAAAGGCGTTTCGTTGGAAGTGCAGGCGGGGCAGACGGTGGCTATCGTCGGGCCGTCAGGGTCGGGTAAATCCACCATCGGGCGGCTGTTGTTCCGGTTCTATGACGTGAATGGCGGCAGCCTGTCGATTGACGGCCAAGACGTCCGCGACGTGACACAGGAAAGCCTGCATGACGCCATCGGCGTGGTGCCGCAGGATACTGTGCTCTTCAACGATACGATCCTCTACAACATCGCCTACGGCAAGGCTGGTGCAACCCGCGCCGAGATCGAGGATGCCGCGAAGGCCGCCAAAATTCACGACTTCATCATGGACCTGCCCGAAGGCTATGAGACCGCCGTGGGGGAGCGCGGCCTGAAGCTGTCTGGCGGCGAAAAGCAACGGGTGGGCATCGCGCGCACCTTGCTGAAGAACCCGCCGATTCTGCTGCTCGACGAGGCGACATCTGCCCTTGATACAGAGACCGAAGCCGACATCCAGAAGTCTCTTCAAGAGATGTCCCAAGGCCGTACCACTCTCACCATCGCCCACCGCCTATCGACGATTGCCGATGCGGATATGATCGTGGTGTTGGAGAACGGCGTGGTGGTAGAGCAGGGCACCCATGAGGAGCTTTTGTCCATTGAGGCGCGTTACGCGTCGCTGTGGCATCGCCAGCAGGCGGAAGAAGCAGAAGCCGCCTAA
- a CDS encoding GlxA family transcriptional regulator, producing the protein MTSISAKTVVFIVFPNVKLLDLTGPMQVFADANLDCAGRYDVNVAARLGGDVCTDAVIPISTTPFSDLRSMDIDTLIIAGGSGAFGAAEDRDFLDDIRALAARSRRVGSVCTGAFILAHAGLLAGRSAVTHWESCDRFRETFDDITVEDDAIYVKDGNVWTSAGVTAGIDMSLAMVAEDFGRQSALALARSLVCYMVRPGGQSQFSTTLRQQSAGASGRFDELNAWIASNLTTTLSVEDLADKAAMSARNFARLYKIHTGRSPAKAVEQMRVDAACRLLEETDLPLTSIAKACGFVDDERLRRAVTRAHNIAPGEYRQRFGRGT; encoded by the coding sequence ATGACCTCAATTTCAGCCAAAACAGTGGTGTTCATCGTCTTCCCGAACGTCAAGCTGCTGGATCTGACAGGGCCGATGCAAGTCTTCGCGGACGCCAATCTGGACTGTGCGGGGCGGTACGACGTGAACGTCGCCGCGCGTCTGGGCGGAGATGTCTGCACTGACGCTGTCATACCGATTTCAACGACGCCGTTTTCTGACCTGCGCTCAATGGACATCGACACGTTGATTATCGCCGGAGGCTCTGGCGCATTCGGCGCGGCTGAGGACCGCGACTTTCTGGACGACATTCGGGCATTGGCAGCAAGAAGCCGACGCGTGGGATCAGTCTGCACAGGAGCGTTTATCCTCGCACATGCGGGCTTGTTGGCGGGACGGTCGGCCGTCACCCACTGGGAGTCTTGCGACAGGTTCCGCGAGACGTTTGACGACATCACAGTCGAGGACGATGCAATCTACGTCAAAGACGGGAATGTCTGGACCTCGGCGGGGGTAACGGCTGGCATAGACATGAGCCTTGCGATGGTAGCGGAAGATTTCGGGCGACAGTCCGCACTGGCTTTGGCGCGGTCTTTGGTGTGCTACATGGTGCGCCCGGGCGGCCAGTCGCAGTTCAGCACGACATTGCGCCAACAAAGCGCGGGGGCGTCCGGCAGGTTTGATGAGCTGAATGCGTGGATTGCCAGTAACCTGACGACGACGTTGTCGGTTGAAGACCTAGCGGACAAGGCGGCGATGAGTGCCCGCAACTTTGCGCGGCTTTACAAAATACACACGGGGCGTTCGCCCGCGAAAGCTGTGGAACAGATGCGCGTGGATGCCGCGTGCCGCCTTTTGGAGGAGACCGACCTTCCGCTGACCTCAATCGCCAAGGCGTGCGGCTTTGTCGACGACGAGCGGTTGCGGCGCGCAGTCACACGGGCGCATAACATTGCGCCGGGGGAATACAGGCAACGGTTCGGACGCGGCACTTAG
- a CDS encoding DUF1272 domain-containing protein has product MILKPNCECCDKDLPPEAADARICTFECTFCADCVETRLNGACPNCGGNFTTRPVRPAKLLQKYPASEKRIYGTQPTCLEARSDHAG; this is encoded by the coding sequence ATGATACTCAAGCCCAACTGCGAATGCTGTGACAAGGACTTGCCGCCAGAGGCCGCCGATGCGCGCATCTGCACCTTCGAGTGCACGTTTTGCGCCGATTGCGTCGAGACGCGTCTGAACGGAGCCTGCCCGAACTGTGGTGGAAACTTCACAACCCGCCCGGTCCGACCCGCAAAGCTTTTGCAGAAGTATCCAGCGTCGGAAAAGCGCATCTATGGCACCCAACCGACATGTCTTGAAGCAAGGTCAGATCATGCAGGGTAG
- a CDS encoding DJ-1/PfpI family protein, protein MAPNRHVLKQGQIMQGSQTRSIGALVFDGFETLDLFGPVQMLGSVRDTFHISMVAQTSGHVTSRHGQQIKVDHRFQDERPYDLILVPGGPGTWDQIQNAGLLNWLTRASSRAEAVMSVCTGAAFLANAGLLENRSATTNKLNFDWVTQFGETVDWKGRARWVQDGTFFTSSGVTAGMDMSLAVVEHLLGTNAAEEAATHSEYVRQTDPANDPFAVHFGVE, encoded by the coding sequence ATGGCACCCAACCGACATGTCTTGAAGCAAGGTCAGATCATGCAGGGTAGTCAGACCCGCAGCATCGGGGCTTTGGTCTTTGACGGGTTCGAGACGCTGGATCTGTTCGGCCCTGTGCAAATGCTCGGCTCCGTCCGCGATACGTTTCACATCTCGATGGTGGCGCAGACCTCAGGACACGTGACCAGTCGGCATGGGCAACAGATTAAAGTTGATCACAGGTTCCAAGACGAACGCCCTTATGACCTCATTCTTGTGCCAGGCGGTCCGGGAACGTGGGATCAAATCCAAAATGCGGGCCTTCTGAACTGGCTCACCCGCGCATCGAGCAGGGCCGAAGCGGTCATGTCGGTTTGCACGGGGGCAGCTTTCCTTGCCAATGCCGGACTGCTTGAGAACAGGTCTGCGACCACGAACAAACTCAACTTCGATTGGGTCACGCAGTTTGGAGAGACGGTCGATTGGAAAGGGCGTGCCAGATGGGTGCAGGACGGAACGTTTTTTACCTCGTCAGGGGTGACAGCGGGAATGGATATGAGCTTGGCAGTTGTCGAGCATCTGCTCGGGACCAATGCCGCCGAAGAGGCTGCGACCCATTCCGAGTATGTACGCCAAACCGACCCCGCGAACGATCCGTTCGCGGTCCATTTCGGTGTGGAGTGA
- a CDS encoding PAAR domain-containing protein produces the protein MPPAARLGDNHVCPMVDPGPKPHVGGPISGPCAPNVLIGGAPAAVLGDMCVCVGPPDTISAGSSKVMINNKPAARMGDATAHGGKIVVGFPTVIFD, from the coding sequence ATGCCCCCCGCAGCCCGTCTTGGCGACAACCACGTCTGCCCCATGGTCGATCCCGGCCCAAAGCCCCATGTTGGTGGCCCGATCTCCGGCCCCTGCGCGCCCAATGTGCTAATCGGCGGCGCACCTGCCGCCGTGCTGGGCGATATGTGCGTCTGTGTCGGCCCGCCCGACACGATATCGGCAGGTTCCAGCAAGGTGATGATCAACAACAAACCCGCCGCCCGCATGGGCGATGCAACCGCCCATGGCGGCAAGATTGTGGTTGGCTTTCCGACTGTTATTTTCGACTAA